CTGGTGATTTTTTCATTACATTTCAACATGACGTTTGGGATCTGGGGTATGTTTACGACCGTTTTTTTGATAAGCGGAATCCAGCTGATCCCAATCAGTACGCGGCGCTTAGCGTATTTATTCAAGATACCCTCATGTGGGAGGATATCTTCCCCGAAATTCCAGTACCTGCTCCCGAGGTAGAGATTCGTTATGTGGATCACGATGATTGGACTTTAGGAGTGATGGCTAATCGTGGCATTTGGGCTACAGCAGACTCCAGGGCGGCTGTTCCCGAACCATCACTACTTCTTCTTATGGCCGGAAGTGTTGCAGGGCTTGCGTGGGCTGCCTTTAAGGAGAGAAAAAAAGACAAAGCTCTTTGCTGAAACAGTACCGTTGGTTGCTTTAGGCCGGGTGGTTATCCCGGCCTTATAAAAGGTTAACGTACGTCAGTTAAAAGTAACAATTAACATTCTTAAAGGGAAAACTTATGGGCTCGATTCATATAGTTACCGAAATGTACACTTCTGAGCTGTTCAGATGGTTTCAAACTGAGTATGAGTTAGTGAGTTCTTTACCCTCCAGTGATTTCGATCTGTGTATAATCGATTGGCTAACCTTGCAACACGTCGCTACTCGTTTAAAAGAGATAAAGCAAAAAAGTAATGAGTTGTATAACCCGGTGCTTCTTATCAGTGAAAACGGGCAGGTTGATATGGCCAGAGAAAATTTTGGGGAGATTATTGATGAAATAGCTTTTGTTCCGCTTAACCCCTATGAGCTCAGACTTCGGATACAAAATCTTATGAGGGCACGGGAGTTTTCTCAAAAAGCAGAAAAGGCCGGTGAACGTGAGCTGCAACTTAAGCTGCAGGCACAGCGCCTGGACAATCTTTCTGAAAATGTTCCGGGGATGATCTATCAGTTTGCCGTTAAACAT
This portion of the Chitinispirillales bacterium ANBcel5 genome encodes:
- a CDS encoding PEP-CTERM sorting domain-containing protein, with the translated sequence MIRKTVYLIIALLLLVGNVHSELIIVDDLVVYDSEADRYWYRYGTYYQGLPDFSIRDYYSLSEAVEAMNHDPALSNHRWDEWYVAGKEEINSLLQNEPGDFFITFQHDVWDLGYVYDRFFDKRNPADPNQYAALSVFIQDTLMWEDIFPEIPVPAPEVEIRYVDHDDWTLGVMANRGIWATADSRAAVPEPSLLLLMAGSVAGLAWAAFKERKKDKALC